The DNA region AGATCGCGTGGCAATCCGACTTCAGTTAACGCATTTCTGAGCATGAGCACCGTCTGGTATAACGTATTGACGGAGGTGATAGTATTTTTATCCCCCCAGCCCGCCTCTACGAGCTGAGCTTGCGGAATAACAACCCCACAATTTGTAAGGAGATATAAAAGAATGAAACTCGCAGGGTTTTGAAGAATGACCGTTTTTTGTGTATTTTTATTCGTCAGCGTTCTGTCACCCGGGTGAAAGTCAACCAGGTTATTAATTGTGTATAATGTTGTGTGTGTGTACTTCTCAGGCACAGTGTGCATTCTCGCATTTACATGATGAATATCATGCTACAAAAATCTTATACAGAGATCACCAAATATATAATGGATATGTCAGTGCGATCATAAATCAAAAATAAAAATTCTTATAAATCAAGACACTTCAACCTGAAAAGGATCATGTATTCTTAATTAAGACCATTTTAGATGCTTTATCACTCAGCACTCATTATTATTGTTTCACGTTTAAAAAACGGACAAACAGATAAATAGCATTACTTAATAAAAGACATAAGCATTGTTACAATTGTTTCAGACAATTTAACATAAGATCAACTTTTTGCCATTAATGCCATTTAGCGATAAAACTTAAACATTTTTGCAATATAGATTTTCCTGGTGGTTGTTACAAAATTCCTGGGGACGTTTTTTCATGCTTCGTCAGGTGGGCAATAACCCCTATAGAAACCTGAATTGATACAGAGAGAACGCCCTAAAAAAAAACTCAACTAAGAATAATAGCAATAAATAAACTTTAGGATTTACTCTCTATCAAAGTTGCATTTTGTAGAGTATTGACATGTTTTAAAACGGATGAAATTATGAAATCATCTACGGATAGGGAGGCTCTCAATATGGGGCTGGACGTTAAATTAAAGAATTTGACATGCAGCAGTTGCACCTTGCATTGCAAAATAATGCCCGAAAAATCACCCCGCTTACAGTATTGCGCCAATGCTTGCTTTTGCATGTGGCCAGAAGAAAGCATCTATTTTAATAAAGGGGTCATTGAAGGGATTTTAAATAACAATCACAACGCCAGACTTAGCGGTTATATTTTTGTAGATTTCTCTATTAGCTTTTTACGTCTGTTTTTGGATACAGAGTGGATAGAATATCTCGCAAGCACACGCATGGGTATTATTTTGATAAGCGATCGCAACATGCAGTCGCTCGCCAACTACTGGCGTAAAAAAAATCCAGCGATTTCCGCCATCATTTACCACGATGACGGACTGGATGTCGCCAATGAGAAGATCCGGCAGGTGTTTATCGGACGGCATTTGTCGTTCACCAAGGGGAATACGTTGACGCAGATGGAGTTCACCATTCTGGGCCATATGGTTGCAGGCAGTAATCCGCACCAGATCGCTCAACTGTTGGACATGGACATCCGCAGCATCTACGCCTACAAGCAAAGAATTGAAAAAAGAATGGGTGGACGAATCAATTCGTTGTTTATTCACTCGCATCCGGTCTCTGGCGATAAGTCATCTTACCCGCTGTTACTTAAAGAGACGGATGGTACAGCAGTGCATTTGCAAAGACGCAGATGAGTCCGACAACAGGGAACGAAATGGACAAGGTAAAAAAAGTGGGATACTACGAAGAAGAAACGCGCGCGCTGAGTGCGATATTGTTATCGCTCTTTACAGCACGTAATGAGATTGCCTTCGGAGAGTTGGAGCGCTCTCTGCAAAAACTCGCCTTTCCACCTGCCGTGCGCAGGTTATGTGAAGAGGCGTTGCAAAGTCATAGTGAAGACGATACCGATCGAACGAATGCCAGGGCCGTTTGCTGCCTGTTGCATGCGCTGGAATCCATTAGCGGCTATAAGCACGTTGAGCGCTATATTTCCCAGCGGAATCAGGCGGTAGTGTATTGCTAAGACACAGAGTCGGGACAACGTTCCCGGCTATTTTATATAAGAATCCAGAACCTTAAGAACCACGTCCAGATCTTCTTCTCGCTTCTCTTCATCACCCTGATGAACGATATGCTCGGTCAGATGCCCTTTAATCACTTCCCGCATTAATCCATTTACCGCTCCGCGTATCGCGGCGATCTGCTGCAACACAGCGGCACACTCATGGGGTTCGTCAAGCATTTTCTTCAGCGCAACCACCTGCCCCTGAATTTTGCTGGTTCGGGCTTTTAGTTTCTGTTTATCGCGGATGGTATGTGACATTGCAACACCTCGTTAACACAAATCGTTGTGGATTATAGCATTACGCGGCTACTGGAGGGTAGTATTTGGTACTGGGGGGGAGTAGAATCGGGCGAAACAGGCAACTAAGAATCATTATCATGGGTGAATTTTCAACACTTCTTCAGCAAGGTAACGCGTGGTTTTTCATTCCCAGCGCGGTTCTTCTCGGCGTACTGCATGGGCTGGAACCCGGCCACTCAAAAACAATGATGGCGGCATTTATCATCGCCATTAAGGGGACGATCAAACAGGCAGTGATGCTGGGACTGGCGGCAACGCTCTCTCATACCGCCGTGGTCTGGCTGATTGCTCTCGGTGGCATGTATATCAGTCGGGCGTTTACCGCAGAGTCCGTGGAACCCTGGCTGCAGCTGATTTCCGCGTTTATTATTCTGGGCACTGCGACCTGGATGTTCTGGCGGACGTGGCAGGGGGAGCGAAACTGGCTCACCGATATGCAGCATGACGATCGCGACCATCATCATGACCATGACCACCATCACGATCATCATGCTCACGATCATCATGACCATAACGAACACCATGATCATGCGCATCACGATCACGAGCATCATCACGATCACAGCGCTCTGGCGGGACTGTCGGAAGGATCAAAAGCCTGGCAGGACGCCCACGAACGCGCACATGCCAGTGATATTAAGCGCCGTTTTCACGGCAAAGAAGTGACCAATGGGCAAATCTTGCTGTTTGGTCTGACGGGCGGCCTGATCCCCTGTCCGGCGGCGATTACCGTGCTGCTGATTTGTATCCAGTTGAAAGCCTTTACGCTCGGCGCAACGATGGTGCTCTGCTTTAGCCTGGGGCTGGCCATTACGCTGGTAACCGTTGGTGTGGGTGCGGCCGTTAGCGTCCATCAGGTCGCTAAACGCTGGAGTGGATTCAACGCACTGGCAAGGAAAGCCCCCTATTTTTCCAGCCTGCTGATCGGTCTGGTCGGCCTGTATATGGGCATTCATGGCTACATGGGGATTGTTCACGCCTCCTGAAAACGGTTTTCTGACGCACAGCGCTTGTCGCTGTGCTCACTAATCTTTCCAGAAAAACGTCATCCTCCTCGTTGTGAAGCGAGTATTTTCTCAACCTCCCCCCTCCTGCTCGTGCCGCAGAGCACACGTTGCTGGTGAAAATATCGCCGCAGGTCTTCTCTTCCTGGGGCCGAGCCTGCATTTTTTGCCATGAACATGATAAAAATGACGTAACATCAATTGTAGAGTAAAAAGAATTTTCTTGTTTTTTGATGTTGAGCAACCTGTAGTTATTGGAACTCACGGCATTAAGTTTCCAAAAACACATCTGTAATACAATAAAATTCTCATCCCAACCTGTCATCAACAAAACGGTTAGCACGATTAACTATTCATTTTTTCTTATGCATAAAATGTGAATATTCCTGGACTGACAGCGAGTCAGTCGGAAATACGCCTTTCTCCCGGCTAAACACTTCAATATTAATCATCTAATAATATAAAATTCCTAACAAAGCCACCGCCATTTCATTTCCAAATTTCAATAGATTAAACCTATCATCCGCAATCTATCTGTTCGTTTTAAACGATTTTCCTCTTTATGGATATTCTCGGTAATATCCGCACAGACAAATTAACTGATTAACCAGGGTGAACTTAGCCTCGCTAAGAAAATATAAATATTGCCGTTACGATATTCCTGACGCGGGAAACATTCACCGTTTAAGAAAATTACCAATAATTTTATTTATTCCCCCATTCCCGCACAGAGCCATCACGATAAATGTCCCTGAGCATGGAAGAACCCTGTCTCGCAGGGTAAATCAACACGACTGAAAAAAAATGGAGTTTATATTATGACCTTGAATCGTGCCTTCCTATCGGCGCTGGTGGCTTCTGCGCTCTTTTCCACAAATGCACTGGCCTCTGACAATACCATTACGTTTATGGGTGAAGTGAGTGACGAGACCTGTTCAATATCGGTAAATGGCTCTGATGCCTCTCCGGTGGTATTGCTGCCGACCGTGACGGCCACCGAACTGAATGCCAATCAGGTGGCTGGCGCGACGACATTTGATGTTGGCGTGAGCAACTGTACCGGCTCACCTTCCGGCGTGGAGATCTCCACGGTCTTCGTTGGCAACAACATCAGTTCAGTCACCGGAAACCTGGGCAGCACGGGCTCGGCGGTAGATGTGGAGATCCAAATCCTCGACACCAGCGGCGACGAAATTGATTTCCGCAACGCCTTTACCGGTACGGGTGACCTCTCTCTCGCCGCTAACATGGACTCGGCGAGCGCGACCTATAAAGCCCAGTATTTCACTAGTGGTACTGCCTCTACCGGTACCGTACAGGCCTCACTGCAATACGCTGTTTCTTATCAGTAAAAGTCGTTCTGGCGGGAATGTATTCCCGCCATTCACCTTCAGGGAAAATGTTATGCGAACCTCTCATCGCCATCGTCCGTTTATTTCAGGCTGCCTGTTTCTTTTTTTTATCGCATGCTGTAGCCACGTGAATGCCAGTATTACGATGACAGGAACGCGTATCATTTATAATGGCGCCGCGAAATCTACCGATGTGCATCTGAAAAATAAAGATGGCATTCCCTATGTTGTCCAGAGCTGGTTTGATAACGGCAATATGGCCGATGGTCCGGATAAGTCTGCGCAAGTTCCGTTTATTGCCACGCCGCCGGCATTTCGCATTCAGCCTGGAGAAGGGCAAATCATTCGTATTGTTTACACCCAGGGAAAAGAATTACCGCAGGACAGAGAATCACTGGTCTATTTTAATTTCATGCAGATCCCTCCTGCCAATGCCGGACAATCAGCAAGCCAAACCGAAAAACAAAACAGTCTGCTGATTATGTTACGCAATCGGGTCAAACTTTTTTATCGCCCGGCAGGGCTGGTTGGCGATCCGCAAAAAATGCTGGAAAATCTGCAGGTCAAACGGATTAGCGGAAATAAAGAACTGGCGATAAGTATTACAAACAACCAGCCTTATTTCGTCACCGTCTCGGCCCTGCAACCCGGCGGATCGTCGCAAATCCAGCACCCCAAAAATGACATGATTTCGCCCTTTGCCAGCGAAACGTTTCACTTTTCGCGTGCCTCTGACGCTAACGCACAGCGCGTACGCATCACCTTGATCAACGATCAGGGAGCACGCATCAGTGCCGACTATCCGCTATAACGTCGTCGCGCCCCTGGTCGGCCTGGCGCTAGTCCCGGCGACGGCGTACGCGGAATATTACTTTGACCCGGCGCTTTTGCAGGGTTCCGATGTGGGCAAGTCACTGGATCTGGGTCGCTTTAATCAGCAAGATGACGCGCTTTCAACAGGCAACTATGTGCTCGACGTCTATCTCAACAACCAGCTGATTCGTCACCAGGCATCGATCACGCTGGTCAAACCGGAAGGCGACAAGGCGCGGGTTCAGCCCTGCCTGTCACCAGAGCTGATTACCGCCAGCGCCATTCGTACAACGCAAAGTGCGACGCCCTACGCGTGTCTGCCGATCGACAGTCTGGGACAGAAAATCAACTGGGAAGTGGATTTACGCACGTTACGCCTGAACATGGTGATTCCTCAGGCGGGGCTGTTACATTCGCCGAGAGGATTCATTCCGGTATCCGAATGGGATGCTGGTGAAACCGCGCTGTTTCTGCGCCACAACACCAATTTTTATCACACCGAAAACACGGACAGCCATCTGCGCTATGACTATCTGTGGAGCAATATCAACGCTGGGATCAACCTTGGCCTCTGGCAAGTTCGTCATCAGGGTAACCTGCGTTACGCCGATGATCATCAGACAGGCGGCCACTACAAATATAACGCGGTCGCCACCTCGGTACAGCGGCCTTTGCCGCACATGGACAGCATCATTGCCTTCGGTGATAACTACACTAACAGCAGTCTGTTTGGCAGTCTGTCATTCAACGGCATTAAGCTCAGCACCGATCAGCGCATGTGGCCGCAGGGCAAACGGGGTTATGCCCCGGAAGTGCGCGGCGTCGCCACCACCACCTCCCATGTGGTGGTGCGTCAGCAGGGAAAGGTCATCTACGAGACCACTGTCGCGCCCGGTGCCTTCGTGATTAACGATCTGTACAACACCCGCGGTCAGGGCGATCTGACGGTCGATGTCATTGACGCCGGCGGTCAGATATCGCGCTTTACCGTCCCCTACTCCGCCGTACCGGACTCGATTCGTCCCGGTAACTGGAACTACGAACTGGCGATGGGCCACGTTCGTCAGTACTACAGCGTGGAAAATAAGTTTATTGAAGGCGTGTTGCAGCGCGGGATGAGCAACGTGTTGACGGCCAACATGGGGTCGCGACTGGCGGATAATTATCAGGCCATTCTCGCCGGCGGCGTGCTGGCGACTTCCGTCGGCGCATTCGGTCTGAACACGGTTTTTTCCAACGCCCATGTAGAAAATGACGAGAAGCAACAAGGCTGGCGCGTCGAGGCGAGCTACAGTAAAACCTTCACTACCGGAACCAACCTGGTCCTCGCGGCCTATCGCTACTCCACCAGCGGCTATCGCGATTTGCAGGATGTGCTCGGCGTGCGTCGCCAGGAAAAAAACGGCACCGCCTACTACTCCGACACGCTCAATCAGCGGAACAACTTTTCGGCGACCCTCAGCCAGCCGATGGGCGACTGGGGGATGTTGAGCTTTACCGGCAGCACATCGGATTACTACAACAACGCCTCACGCATCACCCAACTACAGCTCGGCTACAGCAATAGCTGGCGGGATATCAGCTTCAATGTCAGCGCCGCACGCCAGCGGAGTACTTATTCCAGCCGCTACTTCAGCAGCGTCAACGATCGCGATTTCGATAACGAGAACCAGCGCAAATACACCGAAAACACGGTGTCGCTGGGGATTTCGATTCCGTTCGACTTTGGCTCCAGCCGTTCGCAGATCAACCTGGACATGAACCGCAGTCGCGACAGCCGGACGGCAACGGTCGGGATGAGTGGGACAACGGGCGAGAAAAGTACCACCTCGTGGGCGCTCTACAGCGGTATTGAGCACAACAATGATAGCGGCGACAGCTCAACGTGGGGCGGCAATATTGAACGCCGCACCTCTGTCGGCGCCTTCCGCGCCTGGGCCTCCCGGGGCGAAAGCTATCAGCAGTATGGGCTGGGGATGTCCGGCACGCTGGTTGCCCATCGCGGCGGGTTGACTGCCGGTCCATATACCAGCGACACCTTCGCACTGGTGGAAGCCCCCGGCGCACGCGGTGCCGAAATTCGTAATGGGCAGGGCGCGACGGTAGACCGTTTCGGCTACGCGATCCTTCCGTCCTTAACGCCCTACCGCTATAACACCATTAGCCTCGACAGCCAGAATATAGCCGATGACGTCGAACTTCAGGGCGGCAGCAAGCGGCTGGTCCCCTATGCCGGCGCAATTTCCCGCGTAACGTTCAAGACCACTCGCGGTAAAGCGACGTTGATTAACACCACCCTGCCCGACGGCAGCCAGCCACCGATGGGTGCGGACGTCACGGACAGCAACGGTGACGACGTGGGCATCATGGGTCAGGGCGGGCAAATCTACGCCCGAATCGCCGCGCAGTCCGGCGTGCTGTTCGTTAAGTGGGGTAAGAATGCCGCCCAGCAGTGCCAGGTCTGGTATCAATTGCCGACGACGCCCGACGCGCCGCTGTATCAACTTACGCTACCTTGCCGCCAGGAGTGATGGCTCATGAAATTATCCTCTTTTCTCCCGCTGCTGTTGGTCGGTGTCGTACTGACGCCGCCGGCATGGTCTGCCTGTAAAAGGGTAACGTCTGCCAACGATCTGTCTCAGGTGGCGAAAGATGCCGGTTATATCGGCGCCAGTTGGGGTGGGGTTGGCGATAGCGAAGTAAGGGGCAAGCTGGGGCTGCCCGGCGTTATCAGCTTAAGCAGCGGCACCGGCTTTCAGAGCGAAGGCACGTTGCTCGCCAGCTCAACGGCCAGTTTTGTGCCTAACGGCCGCACCCAGGGCGTCAACGCCAACCAGATCTATTTCCGCTGCGATGTCGCGGAAATCGGCAAGGTATATGAATATTACGCCACCAACGGCGATGACGCCTCGGGTGGCAGAGAGGCCGTTGCAGGTATTGAAGGCGCTTACTACACCTACGTCAAAAACGTGGCGCTCAGGCTGACCAACCTGAAAACCGGGCAATACTACTCGCGCTACTGGCAAACACGCCTCATCCCTGAAAGCGAGATGTTTAATGACGGAACCTATATTTACATCCCGGGCAGCGCCTTCAGCGATGTTTTCGTTGAGCTTTTTCGGGTTGATGATGCTTCAAAAGGCGTGAACAGTTCAAATCGCTATGGTTATACCTACGCGGGACCGGCAGGCTATATCGCCTTTCACGGCGGCGGTATGAGTTCCGGGCTGTTTGACGGCGCCGACAGCCGAACCAACTACGACGGCTGGGGCGCCATGCAGTGGCCCGGCGGCTGGGCGCTCACCAACCAGAGTTTCTTTGTGCGCGGCGCGGCCTGTCGGATCGACGACTATCCCGCCATTGTCCGCCTGCCGCCGATAAGCGTCGGTGAGCTGAGCGGCGGCGGCACGGCGCAGACACCCTTTAACATAACCGTTGAATGCGAAACCGGCGCGATTTCCAGTACCGCAGTCTCAACAACCAGCAAAGCGAACGTGGCGATGGGCTTTCTGGTAAATAATCAGACGGCGGCAAATGCGGCGAACCAGTTAGGACTCAAAACCGGATCGGGAGCCTGGACCTGGCTGCTCGATAACCATTATGGCACCAGCGGCGTGGCGTCCGGCGTGGGTATTCGCATCTACAGCGAGAAGCTGGGCGGTAGTGCCATCAACCTTCTGCCCAATCTGACGTCAACCGCCACGGGCAACGCCGGGGGATGGTACGGCTATGCCGATTTAACCTCTAAAACCTCAACAAGCGGTTCGACCGAATTTTACAACGGTGAATTCACCGCTTCGCTGGAAGCAATTCCTGGCGAATCCATTACAGCAGGATCGGTTTATGCACAACTTCAGGTGGTGGTTAGCTTTCAGTAGCGCGTTACTGCTGAACGTTCTGCCGTTCTCCACCCACGCGGTGGTGAATAGCGAAGTGACCCGGGTTATTTTTAATGCTGGTGAGAAAAGCACGTCGCTGGCGCTGATCAACTCTCCGCAACAACCAGCCCTGGTTCAGGTCTGGACGGATACAGGCAATCCCTCGAGCCAGCCCAACGAGGAGACGACGCCTGTCATCGCGCTGCCGCCGGTGTTTAAAATGCAGCCCGGTGAGCTGCGCAGCATTACGCTGCAACTGACCGATACCTCCGCCCTGCCGCGCGATCGCGAAGCGCTTTACTGGCTGAATGTGTATCAGATCCCCCCCATGACGCAGACCGATGCGCAGGCGGCACAAAAAGTGGTACTGCCGTTACGCATCCGCATGAAGCTGTTCATCCGCCCACAGGGCATTGGTGCGCTTCGGGAAAGTGACGCAGAAAAGCTGCGCGTGGCGTATGTCGGGCCGCAAAATCAGCTACAGATAACCAACCCTACCCCGTGGCATATCACGCTGGCCGGGATAAGCTGCGAAGCTGGCAGTGCAAGCGGCATCATGATTGCGCCGCTTTCCACGCTGTCGGTCTCGCTACAGGGACATGGGGCGCCGTGTTCGTCGGTTCGCTATGACGCTATCAACGATCACGGCACCTTCTGGCACTACGAAAAAGCCGTCTCGCGACTACCGTAGCGGGCTACCCCCCGTTTAGCGAGTGACGCTTCCCCACACCAGTTGTCCCTTATGGAACGTGGCGTGTCGTGGTGAAATACGCGCAACCGCCTCGGCAGAACAGGAGGCGTCCACCAGCACAAAGCTGGCGTTATCCTGCGCTTTCGGCCAGACACGCTCGCCTTTCTCGTCAAGCGGCAGCACATCGCCTGTCGCGAGGAACAGCGCGCGAGAAAGACTTTGCTCATTGGGACGAATGTAGAGCTGGGCGTAAAGATTGGCCTTCTCCAGCATGTCGCCCAGACCGTAAGGCGACCAGTGGTCGATCACGCTGTCCGTGCCGGTCATCACCCTCACGCCTTTATCGTGTAACTGCTTCAACGGCATATGCAGCGTGCCAATCGGCACCGTTGAGGCGATGGAAATTTGCTGCGCCACCATGCGAGCGGCAATCTCATCAACCTGCTGCTCATTCATCGTCGCCAGCGCAAAAGCGTGGCTGATGGTCAGCTTGCCCTTCAGTTGCGGCGTTTTCTCAACCGTTTCAACCATATACTTCACCGCCGCGACGCCCGCCGGGCTGGTTTCATGCAGATGGATGTCCACGCCCTTGTTATAATCGAGGGCGATCTGAAACATGGTATCGAGGGATTTTTCCATCGCGCCGTCGACGTTAGTCGGATCCAGCCCGCCGACATAGTGCGCGCCGGCCTGCATGGCTTCACGCATCAATGGTTCTGATTTCGATAACAACAAACCATGCTGTGGGAACGCCACGATTTCACACTCGAAGCCCGCTTTACGCCGTGCCAGTACCGCCTGCAAATCCTCAAGATTTTTGAGGCCAGAGACCGGTTCGATATTGCAGTGGCTGCGTGCCACGGTGGTTCCTTTTGACTGCAGCAAGTCGATCAGCTTTTCGGCATGTTCCTGAGTATAAGGCTGCAGTTCTGGCAACAGCTTTTGCTCAAGTTTAATCATGTCCTGAATGGTGGTGCCTGCCGGACGGTTCAGTGAGCGCCACGGCCCGCCGTAGAACGTTTTATCGAGGTGAATGTGCATGTCGCGCGTGGTCGGCAGCATCAGTTTGCCGCCCGCATCGTAATGCGGCAGCGTGGCGTCTGGATGGCTCTTGTTGTCGCGCAGCGCGACAATTTTGCCTGCCTGAATCTCCACGGTTTGCAGCGCCGTACGCGTGTGAACCGCGACCGTGCCCTCATAGTCAAAGCCCGTCTCAAGCAGGACGTTGTCGAGGTAGTAATGGGTATCGTTAATCGTCATGGTGCCTCTGGCGTCACAGGTTGTTGCACCAGAGGTTGCCGCATAGGCGACCGGTGCGCCAGCACTCAATAGCGCGGCGGCGGTGACCATCTTCCCGCTCTGGCTCAAAAACTCACGGCGGCTCTTGTTTTCCTTCATCGTTGCTTCCTGTTATGAATGGACGATATGGGTGCCCGTCTCGCCGCGAATGGCCGCGGGCAAGCACTCAGGCGTAGTGATAATGACGCGTTTGCCGCCGTGCTGGAGAAACGCCAGACTGGCGACAATTTTTGGCAGCATGCTGCCCGGCGGGAAGTGACCTTCCTGCATATAACGGGTCATCGTGGGAATGTCGACCCAGTCCAGCGCCTGCTGTTCGGGTTTGCCAAAGTGAATGCACACCTTCTCAACGCCGGTGGTGATAACCAGAATGTCCGCCTGGATCTCCCGCGCCAGCAGCGCGGTAGAGAGATCTTTATCGATAACCGCATCGACGCTTTGATAATCGCCCTGCTCGCCGCGCACCACCGGGATCCCGCCACCGCCCGCGCCAATAACCACAAAGCCCTTCTGCGTCAGTGCCTTAATGGCTTCCGACTCCACAATGCGCTTCGGTTCAGGTGACGCAACAACCCGACGGTAGCCGCGCCCGGAATCTTCCACAAACCGCCAGTCGGGGTTGACCCGCTGTAATTCATCACGCTGGGCTTCACTAAAGAACGCGCCGATAGGCTTAGTAGGATGGGTAAATCCCGGATCGTTTTTATCCACCTCGACCTGGGTGACGACGGTGACGGCTTTCTGCTCGCCGCGCTTCGCCAGCCGGTTATTCAGCGCCTGCTGGATCAGATAGCCAATTCCACCCTGCGTATCGGCGACACAGTTTGCCAGCGGCGTAAGCGGCAGCCCTTCACGTTCATGAGCGATCTCCGCGCGGCGCAAGTCCAGTCCAACCTGCGGGCCGTTGCCGTGGGTCAGAACAATATTGTAGTCCGATGCCAGCATCTCCAGTACGGTATCGGCAACGGCTTTCACCGCCTCGGCCTGATGTTCAACCGACTGGCTGGCGTTATCTTTGATAATGCTGTTGCCACCAATGGCAACGACCACAAGTTCTTTCATCGTGTAGGTTTCCGGTACAGAGTGTGATGGGATTATTGTGTGTGTTGAGAAAGAATCCCCGGCTCAGAAAGCGCCGGGGAGTGCGTGGTTATGCGCTGTAGCGTTCGCACCAGCTCAGGATTGCTTTTTCGAAGCAGGCAAACGGCGGGTGGACAATCCCGGCGCCAATCATGCCGATACCGGCATCTTTATGCGCGATCGCGGTATTGATCACCGGCAGAATGCCGCTGCTACCGACGCGGGTGATGTCGATCGCCGTCGGTATGCCCATAAAGCCCAGTAACGGGATGGTGACGTTCGGGTTTTCGCCCAACGTGATTTCACGCATCTGACGGGAGAAATCGACCGCTTCTTCCACCGTTCCGCCGACCAGCGCAACAATGGCCGGTGCCGTCGCCATCGCAAAACCGCCGATGCCGTAGGTTTCGGTAATCGCGCTGTCGCCGATATCCAGACCGGAATCTTCCGGCTTGTACCCTGCGAACATGGGGCCAATCACCTGCTGCGCTGGTCCGGTAAACCACTGCCCCGGCAGGCCGCTAACCCGCAGACCAAACTCCACACCGTTACGTGCCATCGTGGTCACCACCGTGCTGTATTCGATGCCGTGCGCCGCGTCCATTGCCGCCTTACACAACGCCATCCACGTCGGGCCGGAGAAGTAATCGCTGCTGGCAACAAAGTCGAACACTTCACGCTGTTGTTCAACCGGGTAACCGGCCTGAATGATGCCCGGCGTCAGCGCCTGAATCAGCAGCGTAGTGCCCGCATTGTTGCGGTTGTGACACTCATCGCCCATATGCAGCGCCTGTGCCAGCATTAAGCGCAGATCGATTTCACCGATAATCTTCATCGCATCGCGCAGCATGGGGCCCTGCACGTCACGCATCCAGTTCAGACGGTCGATCACGCTCTGGTCGTTGGCTCCCATGCGCAGGATCTTCGCCATCTGCTCACTCATGTTGGTGTACGCAATGTTGCCGTAAGTT from Citrobacter amalonaticus Y19 includes:
- a CDS encoding helix-turn-helix transcriptional regulator; translation: MGLDVKLKNLTCSSCTLHCKIMPEKSPRLQYCANACFCMWPEESIYFNKGVIEGILNNNHNARLSGYIFVDFSISFLRLFLDTEWIEYLASTRMGIILISDRNMQSLANYWRKKNPAISAIIYHDDGLDVANEKIRQVFIGRHLSFTKGNTLTQMEFTILGHMVAGSNPHQIAQLLDMDIRSIYAYKQRIEKRMGGRINSLFIHSHPVSGDKSSYPLLLKETDGTAVHLQRRR
- the rcnR gene encoding Ni(II)/Co(II)-binding transcriptional repressor RcnR: MSHTIRDKQKLKARTSKIQGQVVALKKMLDEPHECAAVLQQIAAIRGAVNGLMREVIKGHLTEHIVHQGDEEKREEDLDVVLKVLDSYIK
- a CDS encoding nickel/cobalt efflux protein RcnA, which gives rise to MGEFSTLLQQGNAWFFIPSAVLLGVLHGLEPGHSKTMMAAFIIAIKGTIKQAVMLGLAATLSHTAVVWLIALGGMYISRAFTAESVEPWLQLISAFIILGTATWMFWRTWQGERNWLTDMQHDDRDHHHDHDHHHDHHAHDHHDHNEHHDHAHHDHEHHHDHSALAGLSEGSKAWQDAHERAHASDIKRRFHGKEVTNGQILLFGLTGGLIPCPAAITVLLICIQLKAFTLGATMVLCFSLGLAITLVTVGVGAAVSVHQVAKRWSGFNALARKAPYFSSLLIGLVGLYMGIHGYMGIVHAS
- a CDS encoding fimbrial protein; protein product: MTLNRAFLSALVASALFSTNALASDNTITFMGEVSDETCSISVNGSDASPVVLLPTVTATELNANQVAGATTFDVGVSNCTGSPSGVEISTVFVGNNISSVTGNLGSTGSAVDVEIQILDTSGDEIDFRNAFTGTGDLSLAANMDSASATYKAQYFTSGTASTGTVQASLQYAVSYQ
- a CDS encoding fimbria/pilus periplasmic chaperone, with the protein product MRTSHRHRPFISGCLFLFFIACCSHVNASITMTGTRIIYNGAAKSTDVHLKNKDGIPYVVQSWFDNGNMADGPDKSAQVPFIATPPAFRIQPGEGQIIRIVYTQGKELPQDRESLVYFNFMQIPPANAGQSASQTEKQNSLLIMLRNRVKLFYRPAGLVGDPQKMLENLQVKRISGNKELAISITNNQPYFVTVSALQPGGSSQIQHPKNDMISPFASETFHFSRASDANAQRVRITLINDQGARISADYPL
- a CDS encoding fimbrial outer membrane usher protein, translating into MPTIRYNVVAPLVGLALVPATAYAEYYFDPALLQGSDVGKSLDLGRFNQQDDALSTGNYVLDVYLNNQLIRHQASITLVKPEGDKARVQPCLSPELITASAIRTTQSATPYACLPIDSLGQKINWEVDLRTLRLNMVIPQAGLLHSPRGFIPVSEWDAGETALFLRHNTNFYHTENTDSHLRYDYLWSNINAGINLGLWQVRHQGNLRYADDHQTGGHYKYNAVATSVQRPLPHMDSIIAFGDNYTNSSLFGSLSFNGIKLSTDQRMWPQGKRGYAPEVRGVATTTSHVVVRQQGKVIYETTVAPGAFVINDLYNTRGQGDLTVDVIDAGGQISRFTVPYSAVPDSIRPGNWNYELAMGHVRQYYSVENKFIEGVLQRGMSNVLTANMGSRLADNYQAILAGGVLATSVGAFGLNTVFSNAHVENDEKQQGWRVEASYSKTFTTGTNLVLAAYRYSTSGYRDLQDVLGVRRQEKNGTAYYSDTLNQRNNFSATLSQPMGDWGMLSFTGSTSDYYNNASRITQLQLGYSNSWRDISFNVSAARQRSTYSSRYFSSVNDRDFDNENQRKYTENTVSLGISIPFDFGSSRSQINLDMNRSRDSRTATVGMSGTTGEKSTTSWALYSGIEHNNDSGDSSTWGGNIERRTSVGAFRAWASRGESYQQYGLGMSGTLVAHRGGLTAGPYTSDTFALVEAPGARGAEIRNGQGATVDRFGYAILPSLTPYRYNTISLDSQNIADDVELQGGSKRLVPYAGAISRVTFKTTRGKATLINTTLPDGSQPPMGADVTDSNGDDVGIMGQGGQIYARIAAQSGVLFVKWGKNAAQQCQVWYQLPTTPDAPLYQLTLPCRQE
- the stbD gene encoding fimbrial usher protein StbD, with protein sequence MKLSSFLPLLLVGVVLTPPAWSACKRVTSANDLSQVAKDAGYIGASWGGVGDSEVRGKLGLPGVISLSSGTGFQSEGTLLASSTASFVPNGRTQGVNANQIYFRCDVAEIGKVYEYYATNGDDASGGREAVAGIEGAYYTYVKNVALRLTNLKTGQYYSRYWQTRLIPESEMFNDGTYIYIPGSAFSDVFVELFRVDDASKGVNSSNRYGYTYAGPAGYIAFHGGGMSSGLFDGADSRTNYDGWGAMQWPGGWALTNQSFFVRGAACRIDDYPAIVRLPPISVGELSGGGTAQTPFNITVECETGAISSTAVSTTSKANVAMGFLVNNQTAANAANQLGLKTGSGAWTWLLDNHYGTSGVASGVGIRIYSEKLGGSAINLLPNLTSTATGNAGGWYGYADLTSKTSTSGSTEFYNGEFTASLEAIPGESITAGSVYAQLQVVVSFQ